The Podospora pseudocomata strain CBS 415.72m chromosome 1 map unlocalized CBS415.72m_1, whole genome shotgun sequence genome has a segment encoding these proteins:
- a CDS encoding uncharacterized protein (COG:O; EggNog:ENOG503P0FU), producing the protein MAMATLSPILNTHTSNPVSPVVTTTGGGPPELSEIDYLREVLGQQQPPDGKTEADIESELADKAAALGIELPIEGGARLTVEEQLSSGESDGAFTRQHGRTVSSTSSNETVNSGSGSHASRHSIVLPATLTESAARRRSRSLTFSQYEKYLGQINPALDQPKFMRPQHDKTERSVGILVRSGTRKGVMDLKRSIASRLKRRRATPSSPTPIPCICCREDFSRENNTLQTLPCGHTYCQDCLEVMIAQSTSDESKMPPRCCTQPIPTPIIKNVLPRDKQQLFLKAVQQYSTPWENRIFCPNTTCGEFIPPTSKIDPKHPFEAVCRYCRTRVCVMCKRNAHRLGQDCPSDRELDAVLKIGECSGWRRCYKCRTLVELAQGCTHITCRCKAQFCYICGAVWDPCVGCPNFCNGEEELERRRVAEEARLAELEAEELEREKLAEQEEMERQERERRTLDNVEFRMLKREQEAEMHRFRAFELGAKQKMKERHSKKRMALGEKYDELTEKMRERHAKTEQHLEDRQVLAEFELLASLEEKEKKIRLKLKYMEDYCSGRHRPSASELSADPEERKMPRREITMKDREQLRQQYCIRDGMERKHQSQINVLREKQAKALEELIGRHEKEMDALMDRRTEEIEDLAVEFTNEEEEMVGVFRERRRRLEWKWELEMEILRVRMERELGVAFVRLGGPKWPEEQQLVLQQQQIVAEHEQQQEYILPVVAGMESITVDEVQVEPEAEVGIAK; encoded by the exons atggcgatggctACCCTGTCGCCCATCCTGAACACCCACACTTCGAATCCTGTCAGCCCTGtcgtcaccaccacgggCGGTGGCCCACCCGAGTTAAGCGAGATCGATTATCTCCGCGAGGTcctggggcagcagcagccacccgATGGCAAAACAGAGGCGGATATCGAGTCGGAACTTGCTGAcaaggcggcggcgttggggaTAGAGCTGCCGATTGAAgggggggcgaggttgacggtggaggagcagctgTCGAGTGGTGAGTCGGATGGTGCTTTTACTAGGCAGCATGGGAGGACGGTGTCGTCGACGAGCTCGAACGAGACGGTTAactctggttctggttcacATGCGTCGCGCCACTCGATAGTGCTGCCGGCAACGTTGACGGAGTCGgctgcgaggaggaggtcgaggagttTGACTTTTTCGCAGTATGAGAAGTATCTAGGCCAGATCAACCCTGCGCTGGATCAGCCCAAGTTTATGAGGCCGCAGCATGACAAGACGGAGAGGTCGGTGGGGATATTGGTTAGGTCAGggacgaggaagggggtgatggatCTCAAGAGGAGCATTGCTAGCAGGTTAAAGAGAAGGAGAGCTACGCCTTCCTCTCCGACGCCCAT CCCCTGCATCTGCTGCCGCGAAGACTTTTCCCGCGAAAACAACACGCTCCAAACCCTCCCGTGCGGCCACACCTACTGTCAAGATTGTCTTGAGGTCATGATCGCCCAGTCCACCTCGGACGAGTCCAAAATGCCTCCCCGCTGCTGCACCCagcccatccccacccccatcatcaagaacgTCCTCCCTCGTGACAAACAGCAGCTATTCCTCAAAGCGGTCCAGCAGTACTCCACCCCCTGGGAAAACCGAATCTTTTGcccaaacaccacctgcGGCGAGTtcatcccccccacctccaaaatCGACCCGAAGCACCCCTTTGAAGCGGTGTGCAGGTACTGCCGGACGAGGGTTTGCGTCATGTGCAAACGGAATGCGCACAGGCTGGGACAGGACTGTCCGTCTGATAGGGAGCTGGACGCGGTGCTTAAGATTGGTGAATGTTccgggtggaggaggtgctaCAAGTGCCGGACGTTGGTGGAGCTGGCGCAGGGGTGCACGCATATCACCTGTCGGTGCAAGGCGCAGTTTTGTTACATTTGCGGTGCGGTCTGGGATCCGTGCGTGGGGTGTCCGAATTTTTGcaacggggaggaggagctggagcggaggagggtggcggaggaggcgaggttggcggagctggaggcggaggagctggagagggagaagttggcggagcaggaggagatggagcggcaggagagggagaggaggacaCTGGATAATGTCGAGTTTAGGATGTTGAAAAGAGAACAAGAGGCGGAGATGCATCGTTTCAGGGCGTTCGAGCTGGGCGCGAAgcagaagatgaaggagaggcaCTCGAAAAAGAGGATGGCGCTGGGGGAGAAGTATGACGAGCTGACGGAGAagatgagggagaggcaCGCGAAGACGGAGCAGCATTTGGAGGATCggcaggtgctggccgagtttgagctgttggcgagtttggaggagaaggagaagaagattaGGCTGAAGCTGAAGTATATGGAGGATTATTGTAGTGGGAGGCACCGGCCGTCGGCGAGTGAGCTGAGTGCGGAtccggaggagaggaagatgccgagaCGGGAGATCACGATGAAGGATAGGGAACAGCTGAGGCAGCAGTACTGCATacgggatgggatggagaggaagcaTCAGTCGCAGATTAAtgtgttgagggagaagcaAGCGAaggcgctggaggagctgatTGGACGGCatgagaaggagatggatgcgCTGATGGACAGGCGAACGGAAGAGATTGAGGATTTGGCGGTTGAGTTTACaaacgaggaagaagagatggTAGGGGTCTttagggagaggaggaggaggctagAGTGGAagtgggagttggagatggagatccTTCGAGTGAGAATGGAGAGAGAGCTGGGGGTCGCCTTCGTGAGACTTGGGGGGCCAAAGTGGCCTGAGGAACAACAGCTGGTCctgcagcaacagcaaaTAGTAGCTGAgcacgagcagcagcaggagtaCATATTGCCTGTGGTGGCGGGGATGGAGAGTATCACGGTAGACGAGGTTCAGGTTGAGCCTGAAGCTGAGGTTGGGATTGCGAAGTAA
- the PKA4 gene encoding cytochrome c oxidase subunit 1 (EggNog:ENOG503NW1V; COG:T) — protein MAATVAHSQQPLSPAGPASNGGGGGGGGGASGGGGGLHPLMAAAAANAAKQQQQQSQQRINARDQEPFDLTSKKLSLADFSRVRTLGTGTFARVCLVRPSHGTEADRNKVYALKILRKTEIIKLKQIDHVRHERQILSDVSGHPFITSFQASFSDHDFLYILLDYIPGGELFTYLRKYRHFDEDMARFYAAEIVLVLEYLHEHQGGIAYRDMKPENLLLDAEGHIKLVDFGFAKRLGNNENDHPEETYTLCGTPEYLAPEVIHNKGHTTAVDWWALGILIYEFLTGYPPFWHSNPIEIYKQIVEKPVVFPQDPPISPEAKDIIRQFCTVDRSRRLGNISGGAARVKAHPFFKGVDWDAVLARKYKGPILPPVRYPGDAQCFDIYPEEDDRKEEYTGEMAEKYDEYFKDF, from the exons ATGGCGGCCACTGTTGCGCattcccaacaacccctctcGCCTGCGGGCCCAGCAAGtaatggcggcggcggcggcggtggtggtggtgctagtggaggaggtggcggtcTTCATCCCTTGATGGCGGCCGCGGCAGCCAATGCCgcgaagcagcagcaacagcagtctCAGCAAAGGATAAATGCCCGCGATCAGGAGCCGTTTGATTTAACGTCCAAGAAGCTAAGTCTGGCCGATTTCTCAAGGGTGAGAACGTTAGGAACGG GAACATTTGCGCGCGTATGCCTTGTTCGGCCATCGCACGGTACCGAAGCCGATCGCAACAAAGTCTACGCTCTCAAAATTCTCCGCAAGACCGAGA TAATAAAGCTAAAGCAAATCGACCACGTCCGCCACGAGCGGCAAATCCTCTCCGATGTCTCAGGGCAccccttcatcacctccttccaggcctccttctccgacCATGACTTTCTGTATATCCTCCTCGACTACATCCCCGGCGGCGAGCTCTTCACCTACCTCCGCAAATACCGCCACTTCGACGAGGACATGGCCCGGTTTTATGCAGCTGAAATCGTCCTCGTGCTCGAATACCTGCATGAACACCAAGGCGGCATCGCCTACCGGGACATGAAGCCGgaaaacctcctcctcgacgcAGAAGGCCACATCAAGCTCGTAGACTTTGGCTTTGCGAAACGGCTGGGCAACAACGAAAACGATCATCCCGAAGAGACGTACACCCTCTGCGGCACACCAGAATACCTCGCTCCAGAAGTGATTCACAACAAGGGGCACACCACAGCGGTAGACTGGTGGGCGTTGGGGATTCTAATCTACGAGTTCCTAACTGGGTACCCACCGTTCTGGCACTCGAACCCAATCGAAATCTACAAACA AATTGTAGAAAAACCGGTCGTCTTCCCCCAAGACCCACCCATCTCCCCAGAAGCAAAAGACATCATCCGCCAATTCTGCACGGTTGATCGTTCTCGAAGGTTAGGCAACATCAGCGGCGGCGCTGCCAGGGTAAAAGCTCACCCTTTTTTCAAGGGGGTGGACTGGGATGCGGTGCTGGCGAGGAAATACAAGGGTCCGATACTGCCACCGGTGAGGTACCCGGGGGATGCGCAGTGTTTTGATATTTAcccggaggaggatgatagGAAGGAGGAGTATACGGGTGAGATGGCTGAGAAGTATGACGAGTATTTCAAGGATTTTTAG
- a CDS encoding uncharacterized protein (EggNog:ENOG503P048; COG:S) produces the protein MRIFPIVSKSRKPRFEVHLKIYDLNNVPLVSGVSLIKWHLPHSIHSEQRGRTQKCPIQNHRVDYNYSRVFSVRIGIDRNSNLVECPIEFEVLQEFSGPGTTSTSGRDEKISLGVVRLNLSEYIEESEAILRDGVIPGGPSLRDIFSSPTSRDLKSGASSHHRKRSSLSNTTVPETLDSSPRSSHASEAEDDSNTTSPMSEVRDGVMRRYLMQESKINSTLKISILMIQVDGERNYAAPPPKSAPVFGGIAGFVAGEALEPVDVGKSSNGHVPSSLVGKSRDIFEAQDMYRRALAASWASQPGELPADECIEDIFSGGDGFRRASKAPNGRGHTRRTTVLPGRPPSANRLLPSFRHESSNPADETDDEGESHSSQDMMSSTLRPRDLHRFRHHLRHRSGSSDGDTVLGQQHQDQQPDLNRESSRGVGLGVAGGVRQLHRREESKITHAGGLRSRSSSLVTVGSGFGNKESGGTTTGSSDHHERERTRGFGYFKRGKEVDEMEVREDLVAWTVPSSGGEAGVVV, from the exons ATGCGCATCTTTCCTATAGTAAGCAAATCTAGAAAG CCTAGGTTCGAGGTACATCTCAAG ATATACGACCTCAACAACGTGCCACTCGTGTCGGGAGTGTCACTGATCAAATGGCACCTCCCCCACAGCATACATAGTGAACAACGAGGGCGCACACAAAAATGTCCCATTCAAAATCACCGGGTAGACTATAACTACTCCCGTGTCTTCTCGGTCCGCATCGGCATCGACCGGAACAGCAACCTGGTGGAATGCCCTATAGAGTTCGAAGTGCTCCAAGAGTTCAGCGGCcccggcaccaccagcacGAGCGGCCGCGATGAGAAAATCAGCCTTGGTGTCGTCCGTCTCAACCTGAGCGAGTACATTGAGGAAAGCGAGGCCATCCTCCGAGATGGTGTCATTCCCGGGGGGCCAAGTCTAAGGGAtatcttctcctcccctacCAGCCGCGATCTCAAATCCGGCgccagcagccaccaccgcaaACGCAGCTCCCTAAGTAACACCACCGTCCCGGAGACCCTTGACAGCAGCCCCCGCTCCTCTCATGCGTCAGAAGCAGAAgacgacagcaacaccaccagccccatGTCCGAGGTCCGTGATGGCGTCATGCGCCGGTATCTGATGCAAGAGTCCAAAATCAACTCGACGCTCAAAATTTCCATCCTCATGATCCAAGTGGACGGCGAAAGGAACTACGCGgctccacccccaaaatcaGCCCCTGTATTCGGCGGCATCGCCGGTTTTGTCGCCGGCGAGGCCCTCGAGCCGGTTGACGTGGGGAAATCGTCCAACGGGCACGTTCCCTCTTCCCTCGTTGGAAAATCTCGTGACATATTTGAAGCGCAGGATATGTACCGCCGCGCTTTGGCAGCCAGCTGGGCCAGCCAGCCGGGCGAGCTCCCCGCAGACGAGTGCATCGAGGATATCTTCTCCGGCGGCGACGGGTTCCGCCGCGCGTCCAAAGCCCCCAATGGAAGGGGGCACACCAGACGGACGACGGTCCTGCCGGGCCGCCCCCCGTCCGCAAACCGCCTCTTGCCGTCGTTCAGACACGAATCGAGCAATCCCGCTGATGAGACGGACGACGAGGGGGAAAGCCACAGCTCACAGGACATGATGTCGTCCACCCTTCGCCCGCGCGACCTCCACCGATTCCGCCATCACCTGAGGCACAGGAGCGGGTCGAGTGATGGGGATACTGTCCTgggtcaacaacaccaagatcaaCAGCCCGACTTGAACCGGGAGTCGTCGCGGGGTGTTGGGCTGGGTGTGGCCGGGGGGGTGAGGCAGTTGCacaggagggaggagagcaaaATCACGCACgcgggggggttgaggagtcGGAGTTCGAGTTTGGTTACCGTCGGGAGCGGGTTCGGCAATAAGGAGAGTGgcgggacgacgacggggagCAGTGACCACcatgagagggagaggacgagggggtTTGGGTATTTTAAGCGGGGGAAAGAggtggacgagatggaggtgagggaggatttggtTGCTTGGACGGTTCCCTCTTCTGGTGGGGAGGCCGGTGTGGTGGTTTAA
- the POP1 gene encoding Ribonucleases P/MRP protein subunit pop1 (EggNog:ENOG503NW1U; COG:A; BUSCO:EOG09260TPT), which yields MVKRKDPPGGGKDSHGRQPNNTRNTKRAKVQAARTIRTQPSDAALEDGKLDLNRFLNAREFEIKSLERSMNKCKAVNATRVFQMVPRAMRRRTASHNVKRVPKRLRAQARKEMLEDNTPTVESRKRKPRTTRARIRAETMRKLRYLAEKKRKRKAKKAGDGAVEEVQRRGSAVVMTRPPRPKIRRNMLNEPPKADSKYRKRQINKTWLPTHLWHAKRATMTRPSSPLWRFAIPLTSTAKCYRPTHRASGQKGVVAWDTSYMSTIGVYGTADCLERALRYLGLVQEGLWNTRGKKWRAGVRKWTGTVSRQQKGSRRDIGPATIVWNPQPPATTSDEMETSEKPKKPRRQILIRTHPSCFLELFEELLKVAKGQKPQLHVEDLRFEVGSIELVGPASTETLLGILEPFHESPEAAERHANVFRSLAGVANPASLPKDAILAFSARDPRLSYPPKRVEIPSGGEQTILKTLTDWPVEENLKPYDIFDRESRYQASRMPSQKSLNRRKGANAPGEPIKVTAADPPIPVMLLASRPGTDGQAQGTWTLLAPWKCIQHIWYCLMQYPVSTGGNPRLGGLEEQRQIAFEHGTPWFPGDFPATTAGMNWELEERAKRRGDWDRRPKSKRLEWKSLDLGAGRKGEIGDGLACDFEYLFGVSARTRTQGKPDAVSIPDAAAEAMVVDLPAEQPQSPVGMTIRQVTKTEFSALMKSGSGEGVVPEGGIVAVGLEFVTRGVAKPCARIYRLPRKGGKVGGAVGVPSTQAEVPATPEARTRDGLPVDLSEQWLSKVPNGDKKKGAAVPRMPVGVDMETRKKILAGSLLAVEVPYPKPAAGNQTDFGGHPLCPGEEDLIGFVTTGAFSLSEGRGTAIGSISARRALETLRETGPREGKFCVVRNAGESIGWLARWEVV from the coding sequence ATGGTGAAACGAAAAGATCCTccaggaggaggcaaagACAGCCACGGACGCCAACCAAACAACACGCGCAACACCAAGCGCGCCAAAGTTCAAGCTGCCCGCACCATTCGCACACAGCCCTCCGATGCTGCGCTCGAAGATGGCAAGCTCGATTTGAACAGATTCCTCAATGCCCGCGAATTCGAAATCAAATCCCTCGAAAGAAGCATGAACAAATGCAAGGCCGTCAATGCCACCCGCGTTTTCCAGATGGTGCCCCGCGCGATGCGCCGGAGGACAGCAAGCCATAATGTTAAGAGAGTGCCAAAGAGACTGCGTGCGCAAGCGAGAAAGGAAATGCTGGAAGACAATACGCCGACGGTCGAGTCGAGGAAACGCAAGCCCCGCACAACCCGCGCCCGAATACGCGCCGAGACGATGAGGAAGCTACGATATTTggccgagaagaaaaggaagaggaaggctaAGAAGGCCGGTGatggggcggtggaggaggtgcaaAGGAGAGGATCAGCTGTGGTAATGACGAGACCTCCACGGCCAAAAATACGACGGAACATGCTAAACGAGCCACCGAAAGCCGACTCGAAATACAGAAAACGCCAGATTAACAAGACCTGGCTACCAACCCATTTATGGCATGCGAAACGGGCCACGATGACGAGGCCAAGCAGCCCCTTGTGGAGATTTGCCATTCCACTCACATCGACGGCGAAGTGCTACCGACCAACACATCGTGCTTCCGGGcaaaagggggtggttgcGTGGGATACCAGTTACATGAGCACGATAGGGGTTTATGGAACGGCTGACTGTCTCGAGCGGGCGTTAAGGTATCTGGGGTTGGTACAAGAGGGTCTTTGGAATACGAGAGGCAAGAAATGGAGGGCCGGTGTTCGGAAATGGACAGGTACCGTCAGCAGGCAACAGAAGGGTTCGAGACGGGATATTGGTCCCGCGACGATAGTCTGGAACCCACAACCGCCTGCGACAACTTCGGACGAGATGGAGACGTctgagaagcccaagaagcccCGGAGACAGATTCTTATTCGCACTCATCCATCTTGTTTCCTCGAATTATTTGAGGAGTTACTCAAGGTTGCAAAGGGCCAGAAGCCTCAACTTCACGTGGAGGACCTACGGTTCGAAGTCGGCAGCATTGAGCTAGTTGGGCCGGCCTCTACGGAAACATTGTTGGGAATTCTTGAACCCTTTCACGAATCACCAGAAGCGGCCGAACGCCATGCTAATGTCTTCCGGTCCCTCGCTGGAGTAGCAAATCCGGCATCTCTGCCCAAGGACGCAATTCTTGCCTTTTCGGCCAGGGACCCACGTTTGTCTTATCCCCCAAAGCGAGTCGAGATTCCCAGCGGAGGCGAACAGACAATCCTCAAGACACTCACAGATTGGCCAGTCGAGGAAAACCTCAAGCCATACGACATATTCGACCGAGAGAGCCGCTATCAAGCTTCGAGAATGCCATCACAAAAGTCACTCAACCGCCGAAAAGGCGCGAATGCTCCAGGAGAGCCTATCAAGGTCACCGCAGCAGACCCCCCCATTCCAGTCATGTTGCTCGCCTCAAGACCTGGCACAGACGGTCAGGCCCAGGGTACGTGGACATTACTCGCTCCGTGGAAATGCATCCAGCACATTTGGTACTGCTTGATGCAGTACCCTGTCAGCACAGGCGGGAACCCTCGGCTGGGAGGGCTTGAAGAGCAGAGACAAATCGCTTTTGAGCACGGGACTCCATGGTTCCCGGGGGATTTCCCGGCAACGACTGCCGGCATGAactgggagctggaggagagggccaagaggaggggggattgggATCGACGACCAAAGAGCAAGAGATTGGAATGGAAGTCGCTCGATCTCGGGGCGGGGAGAAAAGGCGAGATCGGAGATGGGTTGGCGTGTGATTTTGAGTACCTGTTTGGGGTGTCAGCCCGAACCCGAACCCAGGGGAAACCTGACGCAGTGTCGATCCCGGATGCCGCCGCGGAAGCGATGGTGGTTGATCTACCTGCCGAGCAGCCGCAATCTCCAGTCGGTATGACGATCAGGCAGGTGACGAAGACGGAGTTTAGCGCATTGATGAAATCGGGAAgcggggaaggggtggtgccGGAGGGAGggattgttgctgttgggttggagTTTGTGACGAGGGGGGTTGCGAAGCCTTGTGCGAGGATTTATCGGctgccgaggaaggggggaaaggttgGAGGTGCGGTTGGCGTTCCGTCCACGCAGGCGGAGGTGCCTGCTACGCCTgaggcgaggacgagggacGGGTTGCCGGTTGACTTGAGCGAGCAATGGCTTTCCAAGGTACCGAATGGggacaagaaaaagggagCTGCTGTTCCAAGGATGCCGGTTGGGGTGGATATGGAGACCAGGAAGAAGATTTTGGCCGGGTCACTTTTGGCTGTGGAGGTTCCCTATCCCAAGCCCGCCGCGGGTAATCAGACGGATTTTGGGGGTCACCCGCTTTGtcctggggaggaggacttgATTGGGTTTGTGACTACGGGCGCGTTCAGCCTCAGCGAGGGAAGGGGGACGGCGATTGGGTCGATttcggcgaggagggcgcTCGAGacgttgagggagacggggcCCCGGGAGGGGAAGTTTTGTGTGGTTAGGAACGCGGGTGAGAGTATAGGTtggttggcgaggtgggaGGTTGTTTGA